A window from Prochlorococcus marinus CUG1435 encodes these proteins:
- the rplA gene encoding 50S ribosomal protein L1 has translation MKKLSKRMAALSTKIEDRIYAPLEALSIIKENANAKFDETIEAHIRLGIDPKYTDQQLRTTVALPHGTGQSIKIAVITSGENVSKAKAAGADLFGEEDLVESINKGNMEFDLLIATPDMMPKVAKLGRVLGPRGLMPNPKAGTVTNDIANAIKEFKAGKLEFRADKAGIVHVRFGKASFTKEALFENLKTLQESIDKNKPSGAKGKYWKTFYVTSTMGPSVQLDINAVQDYQPEG, from the coding sequence ATGAAAAAACTATCCAAAAGAATGGCGGCTCTATCAACAAAGATAGAAGATCGCATTTATGCACCTCTTGAAGCTCTTAGTATTATCAAGGAAAATGCTAATGCAAAATTTGATGAAACTATTGAAGCACATATACGTTTAGGTATTGATCCAAAATATACTGATCAACAATTAAGGACCACTGTTGCATTACCACATGGTACTGGCCAAAGTATCAAAATTGCAGTAATTACAAGCGGTGAGAATGTATCGAAAGCTAAGGCTGCTGGTGCAGATTTATTTGGCGAGGAAGATCTTGTGGAAAGCATAAACAAAGGAAATATGGAGTTCGATCTACTTATAGCAACTCCAGATATGATGCCAAAGGTTGCAAAATTAGGAAGAGTTTTAGGACCTAGAGGTTTAATGCCTAATCCTAAAGCTGGAACAGTAACCAACGATATTGCAAATGCCATTAAAGAATTCAAAGCTGGTAAGCTCGAATTTAGAGCAGATAAAGCGGGTATCGTTCATGTACGCTTTGGAAAAGCAAGTTTTACAAAAGAGGCACTATTTGAAAACTTAAAAACCTTACAAGAATCAATTGATAAAAATAAACCAAGTGGAGCCAAAGGAAAGTATTGGAAAACATTTTATGTGACTTCAACAATGGGGCCTTCAGTTCAATTAGACATAAATGCTGTACAAGATTACCAACCTGAAGGTTAA
- a CDS encoding transcriptional regulator, which yields MKRLDLIFSERELDAIIKTLEKANVPGYTVMKHATGRGPERVVTEDMEFTGLGANAHVIVFCEQELIDKMRDNIRDDLSYYGGVAYISEATPL from the coding sequence ATGAAAAGATTAGACTTAATATTTAGTGAAAGAGAACTAGATGCAATCATTAAAACATTAGAAAAAGCTAATGTTCCTGGATATACCGTTATGAAACACGCTACAGGCAGAGGTCCTGAAAGAGTTGTTACTGAAGATATGGAATTTACAGGATTGGGAGCAAATGCTCATGTAATTGTTTTTTGTGAGCAAGAATTGATAGATAAAATGAGAGATAACATCAGGGACGATTTAAGCTACTACGGAGGAGTAGCTTATATTTCTGAAGCAACACCCCTTTAA
- a CDS encoding sodium-dependent bicarbonate transport family permease codes for MEIDPILQNVLAPPVLFFLIGATSVFFKSDLEIPAPLPKLFSLYLLLAIGFKGGIEIQKSGFTNQVLPTLSAAILMSLVIPLIGFLILRFKFDVFNSAAIAAAYGSISAVTFISAESFLESQKIAFDGFMVGALALMESPAIIVGLLLVKFAAPKNRPKSRKMHLSAILHESLLNGSVYLLLSSLIVGFLTASSNPSGITKMEPFTGQLFYGAECFFLLDMGIVAAQRLPRLKNAGSFLIGFAIFMPLFNAFIGVFVARFLSLGPGNALLFVVLCASASYLAVPAAMRMTVPEAKSSYYISTTLGLTFPFNIVLGIPIYMSLVNTIIPLSPL; via the coding sequence ATGGAAATAGATCCAATTCTGCAAAATGTATTAGCCCCGCCAGTTCTTTTCTTTTTGATTGGAGCAACATCAGTATTCTTTAAATCTGATTTAGAAATACCAGCTCCATTACCTAAACTTTTCTCCTTATATCTGCTCCTAGCTATTGGGTTCAAAGGAGGTATAGAGATACAGAAAAGTGGGTTTACAAATCAAGTATTGCCTACTTTAAGCGCTGCAATACTGATGTCACTAGTAATCCCTCTGATTGGATTTTTAATTTTAAGATTTAAGTTTGATGTCTTTAATTCAGCCGCAATAGCAGCAGCATACGGTTCGATTAGTGCTGTTACATTTATTTCCGCAGAAAGTTTTTTAGAAAGTCAAAAAATAGCTTTTGATGGGTTTATGGTTGGCGCCTTAGCTTTAATGGAATCTCCTGCAATCATTGTTGGATTATTACTTGTGAAATTTGCAGCTCCAAAAAATAGACCAAAATCAAGAAAAATGCATCTAAGCGCAATACTACACGAATCACTTTTGAATGGATCAGTTTATTTATTGCTTTCAAGCTTAATTGTGGGATTTCTGACTGCTTCCAGTAATCCCTCAGGAATTACAAAAATGGAGCCTTTTACTGGACAATTATTCTATGGAGCAGAATGCTTCTTCTTATTAGATATGGGAATAGTCGCTGCTCAAAGATTACCAAGATTGAAGAATGCGGGTTCGTTTTTGATTGGGTTTGCTATTTTCATGCCTCTATTTAATGCATTTATTGGTGTTTTCGTTGCAAGATTTTTATCTTTAGGACCTGGCAACGCACTTTTATTTGTGGTTTTATGTGCAAGCGCCTCTTATTTAGCAGTTCCTGCAGCTATGAGGATGACAGTTCCAGAAGCTAAATCTAGTTATTATATTTCAACTACACTAGGTCTAACTTTCCCATTCAATATAGTTCTTGGCATTCCAATATATATGAGTTTAGTAAATACCATTATTCCACTTTCCCCTCTATAA
- a CDS encoding FAD-dependent oxidoreductase: MEIIESDVVIIGGGPAGCTCALYTSRSNLKTVILDKNPSVGALAITHQIANYPGVPVDISGEKLLTLMREQAVQYGTDYRRAQVFGIDTSGEWKMVYTPEGTFKAKALVLASGAMGRPASFKGEADFLGKGVSYCATCDGAFYKNREVAVVGVNKEAIEEATVLTKFASTVHWITSSDPKSDNEEAMELMDNSNIKHWSRTRLLEILGDEMGVNGVVVKNKQEENPINLNLDGVFVYMSGSKPITDFLGDQIALKEDGGVIVDDFMSTNSDGVWAIGDIRNTPFKQAVVAASDGCIAAMSIDRYLNSRKNIRVDWIHS; the protein is encoded by the coding sequence TTGGAAATCATTGAGTCAGATGTAGTTATTATCGGAGGAGGCCCGGCCGGATGTACTTGCGCACTTTATACATCTCGTTCAAACTTAAAAACAGTAATCTTAGATAAAAATCCCTCTGTTGGAGCCTTAGCAATAACCCATCAAATAGCTAATTATCCAGGTGTTCCGGTTGATATAAGTGGGGAGAAATTGCTTACTCTAATGAGAGAACAGGCTGTGCAATATGGTACAGACTATAGAAGAGCACAAGTATTTGGAATAGACACTAGTGGAGAATGGAAAATGGTTTATACACCTGAAGGCACTTTCAAAGCTAAAGCACTTGTACTTGCAAGTGGTGCAATGGGTAGGCCTGCATCATTTAAGGGCGAAGCGGATTTTCTTGGCAAAGGAGTAAGTTATTGTGCTACATGTGATGGGGCTTTTTATAAAAATAGAGAAGTTGCCGTTGTTGGAGTGAACAAGGAGGCAATTGAAGAGGCAACTGTCCTAACTAAATTTGCATCAACTGTACATTGGATTACATCAAGTGACCCTAAATCAGATAATGAAGAAGCTATGGAATTGATGGATAATTCAAATATAAAACATTGGAGTAGAACAAGATTATTGGAAATATTGGGTGATGAAATGGGTGTTAATGGGGTTGTTGTAAAAAATAAGCAAGAAGAAAATCCTATCAATTTAAATTTAGATGGAGTCTTTGTCTATATGAGTGGTTCAAAGCCGATTACTGATTTTTTAGGTGATCAAATTGCCTTAAAAGAAGATGGAGGAGTAATTGTGGATGACTTTATGTCTACAAACTCTGATGGAGTATGGGCTATTGGAGATATAAGAAATACACCATTTAAGCAAGCAGTCGTTGCGGCTTCTGATGGATGTATTGCTGCGATGTCAATTGATAGATATTTAAATAGTAGAAAAAATATAAGAGTAGATTGGATTCATTCTTAA
- a CDS encoding AAA family ATPase codes for MRETLTSSPELFSDISWNLLLLGEETAKKWDHSEFNIEHIIHTLFTSGEFFAFIEKLSIDQDTVLDITEDFLEETPTNESDIFTIGEDLEILLDNANQIKTQWGSRLIEIPHLLIALGRDLRIGNYVFEEGNLSMEKLEEELKFYPNINQSKDSFNYRNVIEINNQSNFESDKETLVKEEKLKKAIVPLPKSELQIETKKQVGKDENALSIYGKDLTESAKKGLLDPVLGRENEINNLMRVLCRRNKNNPILIGNPGVGKTSIAKLLAQLIVDKKVPDTLKDLKIISLDLGALVSGTKFRGQLEERLSLIMQELNNPNQGMILFIDEIHSILSSNRSSTDISNILKPLLAEGELRCIGTTTPEKFRETIEKDQALNNCFQKIAVNEPSVELSAKILQGIKKKYELHHGIKISEEAVKYSAKLADRYISDKCLPDSAIDLIDEAAAQLKIESNNMPSIILQQENKINTIDEKLNNLQGENIEAQEKLFSNRKQSEAKLNVLLENWNNLREEMEELSILMKEEDKLTKQIKEKSNREIENDLDYLEKLEEELSEIENDIQKVEENFNKIKKNRNFPFKYQVEPDDIADVVSKITGIPISKVVSNERKKLVNLETELSEKVIGQEKAIEAVSAAIRRARVGMKSPKRPIGSFLFMGPTGVGKTELAKSLATALFDEEDALLRLDMSEYMEKNAVARLLGAPPGYVGYEEGGQLTEAVRRKPYSVILLDEIEKAHIEVFNILLQVLDEGRLTDSQGRTVDFKNTVIIMTSNLAGKSILEYSQKISKSDRKLEICQQTLDEIISNTLSATFRPEFLNRIDEVVKFDPLSINELQKIIILQTEDLKNLLLEQNINIAIDKKVINKIANDSFEPEYGARPLSRELRRQIENPLAAKLLEDNFKNKKNIAIKLNPTKKDEIVFKPS; via the coding sequence ATGAGAGAAACCCTTACATCCAGTCCTGAACTATTTAGCGATATCAGCTGGAACCTTCTTTTATTAGGGGAAGAAACCGCAAAAAAATGGGATCATAGCGAATTTAATATTGAACACATAATTCATACATTGTTCACATCAGGTGAATTCTTTGCTTTCATTGAAAAATTATCAATCGACCAAGATACAGTTTTAGACATAACAGAAGATTTTTTAGAAGAGACACCAACAAATGAGTCAGATATTTTTACTATCGGAGAAGATTTAGAAATTTTATTAGATAACGCGAATCAAATTAAAACTCAATGGGGATCGAGATTAATAGAAATCCCTCATTTACTAATTGCTCTTGGAAGAGATTTAAGAATTGGAAATTATGTTTTTGAAGAAGGAAACCTTTCAATGGAAAAATTAGAGGAAGAATTAAAGTTTTACCCAAATATTAATCAATCAAAAGATTCTTTTAATTATAGGAATGTCATTGAAATAAATAATCAATCTAATTTTGAATCAGACAAAGAAACTTTAGTTAAAGAAGAAAAATTGAAAAAAGCTATTGTTCCATTACCGAAAAGTGAACTTCAAATTGAAACCAAAAAACAAGTTGGAAAAGATGAAAATGCTCTTTCAATTTATGGAAAAGATTTAACAGAATCAGCTAAAAAAGGCTTACTGGATCCCGTTTTAGGAAGAGAAAATGAGATCAATAATTTAATGAGGGTACTCTGCAGAAGAAACAAAAATAACCCTATACTTATTGGCAATCCTGGAGTTGGTAAAACCTCAATTGCAAAATTACTTGCTCAATTAATTGTAGACAAAAAAGTTCCTGATACTTTAAAGGACTTAAAAATTATTTCACTTGACTTAGGTGCATTAGTTTCTGGGACCAAATTTAGAGGTCAACTAGAGGAAAGACTAAGCTTAATAATGCAGGAACTAAATAATCCAAACCAAGGAATGATTCTATTTATTGATGAAATTCACTCAATATTAAGTTCTAACAGATCTTCTACCGACATCAGTAATATCTTAAAACCTCTACTAGCTGAGGGAGAACTTAGATGTATCGGTACAACAACACCTGAGAAATTTCGTGAAACTATTGAAAAAGATCAGGCATTAAATAATTGCTTTCAAAAGATAGCTGTTAATGAACCTTCAGTAGAATTAAGCGCAAAAATATTACAAGGGATCAAAAAGAAATACGAATTACATCATGGCATAAAAATTTCTGAAGAGGCTGTAAAATACTCTGCAAAATTGGCCGACAGATACATCAGCGATAAATGTCTCCCTGATAGTGCAATAGATTTAATTGATGAAGCAGCTGCACAGTTGAAAATCGAGTCTAATAATATGCCTTCAATAATTCTCCAACAAGAAAACAAAATTAATACTATTGATGAAAAATTGAATAATTTACAAGGAGAAAATATCGAAGCTCAAGAAAAACTATTTAGTAATAGAAAACAATCAGAGGCAAAATTGAACGTTCTTTTGGAAAATTGGAACAATTTACGTGAAGAAATGGAGGAATTATCTATTTTAATGAAAGAAGAAGATAAGCTAACCAAACAAATTAAAGAAAAATCAAATCGCGAAATTGAAAATGATCTAGATTATTTAGAAAAGCTGGAAGAAGAGTTAAGTGAAATAGAGAATGATATACAAAAAGTTGAAGAGAACTTTAATAAAATAAAGAAAAATAGAAATTTCCCTTTTAAATATCAAGTTGAACCTGATGATATTGCTGATGTTGTCTCAAAAATTACAGGTATTCCAATATCTAAAGTAGTTTCAAATGAACGTAAGAAATTAGTCAATCTAGAAACAGAACTAAGTGAAAAAGTTATTGGACAAGAAAAAGCTATAGAAGCTGTTTCTGCTGCAATTAGAAGAGCTCGCGTTGGTATGAAAAGTCCTAAAAGACCTATCGGATCTTTTTTATTTATGGGTCCCACAGGTGTTGGTAAAACAGAATTAGCAAAATCTCTTGCAACAGCTTTATTTGATGAAGAAGACGCGCTTTTAAGATTAGACATGAGTGAATATATGGAAAAAAATGCCGTTGCACGACTTTTGGGAGCTCCTCCAGGTTATGTTGGTTATGAAGAGGGAGGTCAATTAACTGAAGCCGTAAGACGCAAACCCTATTCAGTAATACTTCTTGATGAGATAGAAAAAGCACATATAGAAGTTTTTAATATCCTTTTACAAGTCTTAGATGAAGGAAGATTAACGGACTCTCAAGGAAGGACTGTAGACTTCAAAAATACCGTAATCATTATGACAAGCAACCTAGCTGGTAAATCTATACTGGAGTATTCACAAAAGATTTCTAAAAGTGATAGAAAGTTAGAAATATGTCAACAAACTCTAGATGAGATCATTAGTAATACATTGTCTGCAACTTTTAGACCAGAATTTCTAAATAGAATTGACGAGGTAGTAAAGTTTGATCCATTATCTATTAATGAACTTCAGAAAATAATTATTTTACAAACAGAAGATTTAAAAAACCTGCTACTTGAACAGAATATAAATATCGCCATAGACAAAAAAGTTATTAATAAAATCGCAAACGATTCTTTCGAACCTGAATATGGTGCTAGGCCACTTAGCAGGGAACTTAGAAGACAAATAGAAAATCCCTTGGCTGCAAAACTTTTAGAGGATAACTTCAAAAACAAAAAAAATATCGCAATTAAACTTAACCCCACTAAAAAAGATGAGATCGTTTTCAAACCTAGCTGA
- the eno gene encoding phosphopyruvate hydratase: protein MKETIDFLIDTVEARQVLDSRGNPTVEAEVFLECGASGRAIVPSGASTGAHEAHELRDGGSKYMGKGVLNAVNKIHETISPALCGLSSLDQTAVDKLMIEIDGTPNKSNLGANSILAVSLATARASANALDIPLYRYLGDPLSNLLPVPLMNVINGGAHAPNSLDFQEFMLVPHGVNNFSESLRMGTEIFHSLKSLLDQKGLSTAVGDEGGFAPNLSSSEEAGDLLLEAIQKAGFKPGEQVSLALDAASTEFYSDGTYKYEGKSLNSSEMISYLSRLVSNYPIVSIEDGLAEDDWEGWSELNKELGNKVQLVGDDLFVTNTERLRKGIMEKSANSILIKVNQIGTLTETLEAIELAKMSGFTSVISHRSGETEDTTIADLSVATRSGQIKTGSLSRSERIAKYNRLLKIEEELGNQARFAGALGLGPKNI from the coding sequence GTGAAAGAAACTATTGATTTTCTTATTGATACTGTTGAAGCAAGGCAAGTCCTTGATTCAAGGGGTAATCCAACTGTAGAGGCAGAAGTATTCTTGGAATGTGGTGCAAGTGGTAGAGCAATTGTTCCCAGCGGAGCTAGCACTGGTGCTCATGAGGCACATGAATTAAGAGATGGTGGTTCGAAATATATGGGGAAAGGCGTTTTGAATGCTGTTAATAAAATTCATGAAACAATATCGCCGGCTTTATGTGGTTTGTCATCTTTAGATCAAACTGCAGTAGATAAATTAATGATTGAAATTGATGGAACTCCTAATAAGTCTAACCTTGGAGCAAATTCAATCCTTGCAGTAAGTCTTGCAACTGCTAGAGCATCAGCAAATGCTTTAGACATTCCCTTATATAGATATCTTGGAGATCCATTATCAAATCTTCTTCCAGTCCCATTGATGAATGTAATAAATGGTGGTGCTCATGCACCAAATAGTCTTGATTTTCAGGAATTTATGCTTGTCCCACATGGAGTTAATAATTTCAGTGAATCATTAAGAATGGGTACTGAAATTTTTCACTCATTAAAATCATTACTTGATCAAAAAGGTCTATCTACTGCTGTAGGCGATGAGGGTGGATTTGCCCCGAATTTGTCATCAAGCGAAGAGGCAGGGGACTTATTATTAGAAGCAATTCAAAAAGCCGGTTTTAAACCTGGTGAGCAGGTATCTTTAGCTTTAGATGCTGCTAGTACTGAATTTTATAGTGATGGTACTTATAAATATGAAGGGAAAAGTTTAAATAGTTCTGAAATGATTTCATATCTTTCAAGATTAGTTTCTAATTATCCAATAGTTTCAATAGAGGATGGTTTAGCTGAGGATGATTGGGAGGGTTGGTCAGAATTAAACAAAGAATTAGGAAATAAAGTTCAGCTTGTAGGTGATGATTTATTCGTTACTAATACAGAAAGGTTAAGGAAAGGGATTATGGAAAAATCTGCTAATTCAATTCTAATAAAGGTAAATCAAATTGGAACATTAACTGAAACTTTGGAAGCTATTGAGTTAGCTAAAATGTCTGGTTTCACAAGTGTTATTAGTCATAGAAGTGGTGAGACTGAAGATACAACAATTGCAGATTTATCTGTCGCAACAAGATCGGGTCAGATCAAGACAGGCTCTTTGAGCAGAAGTGAAAGGATTGCAAAATATAATAGGCTTTTAAAAATTGAGGAGGAATTAGGAAATCAAGCAAGATTCGCTGGAGCTTTAGGTTTAGGTCCCAAAAATATATAG
- a CDS encoding AarF/ABC1/UbiB kinase family protein, translating into MSYNIFHYRLKKLKRALLIWITLISLLIILWIDNIRFTILRTKSNEKSRVQIKRARWFTNQLIKLGSAFIKIGQLLSARPDLIPNTWIQELSKLQDQVPNFSFSQVEETIRDELGSKFNEIDQIICDPVGSASLAQVHRATLKNGKKVVFKVQRPNLKELFIIDLGIMQQIAGLLQKNKNWSRGRNWVEIARECRKVLMKELDFNCEAQYAARFRQQFLDDENVEVPEVIWDMSSEKVLCLSYLEGTKISDLEKLQSQEIDLPKIAEIGAISYLKQLVNYGFFHADPHPGNLAVSYEGKLIFYDFGMMGNISNNLQTRLGGMVKAAALRDASSLVTQLQQAGLISKDIDVGPVRRLVRLMLKEALTPPFSPNIIEKLSGDLYELVYETPFQLPVDLIFVMRALSTFEGVGRMLDPGFNLVSVTKPYLIELMTSNNQTPNDLINQFGRQVGELGSKAVGIPKRIDESLERLEQGDLQLQIRMGESDRQFKKMFTAQKTLGHSILIGSLSIASALLVTNKQNNFALLPLFFALPISIDWIKCQLSMRKGSRLEKLKR; encoded by the coding sequence ATGAGCTATAACATTTTTCATTATCGTTTAAAAAAATTGAAGAGGGCCCTTCTTATTTGGATAACTCTGATTTCACTTTTAATAATTTTGTGGATAGATAATATTAGATTTACAATTCTCCGAACTAAAAGCAATGAAAAAAGTAGGGTCCAAATTAAAAGAGCTAGGTGGTTTACTAATCAATTAATAAAGCTTGGTTCAGCATTTATTAAAATTGGACAATTATTATCAGCGAGACCTGATTTGATTCCTAATACCTGGATACAGGAATTGTCTAAATTGCAGGATCAAGTTCCTAATTTTTCATTTTCGCAAGTTGAAGAAACTATAAGAGATGAACTAGGGTCTAAGTTTAATGAAATAGATCAAATAATATGTGATCCGGTTGGATCAGCATCACTAGCTCAGGTTCATAGAGCGACTTTAAAAAATGGTAAGAAAGTAGTATTTAAAGTTCAAAGACCCAATTTGAAAGAATTGTTTATTATCGATTTGGGCATAATGCAGCAAATAGCAGGATTATTACAGAAAAACAAGAATTGGAGTCGAGGTAGAAACTGGGTTGAAATTGCTAGAGAGTGTAGGAAAGTTCTCATGAAAGAGCTTGATTTTAATTGTGAAGCACAATATGCAGCAAGATTTAGACAGCAATTTCTTGATGATGAAAATGTTGAAGTCCCTGAAGTAATTTGGGATATGAGCAGTGAAAAAGTTCTTTGTTTAAGTTATTTAGAAGGCACAAAAATAAGCGATTTAGAAAAATTACAATCACAAGAAATTGATTTACCTAAGATTGCAGAAATAGGTGCCATCAGCTATTTAAAACAATTAGTAAATTATGGTTTTTTTCATGCAGACCCTCATCCAGGGAATCTAGCAGTTTCATATGAAGGTAAATTGATTTTTTATGATTTTGGAATGATGGGCAATATCTCAAATAATCTTCAAACAAGATTAGGGGGGATGGTTAAGGCTGCTGCTCTTAGAGACGCCTCATCACTTGTTACTCAATTACAACAAGCTGGGCTAATTTCAAAAGATATAGATGTAGGACCAGTCAGAAGATTAGTCAGATTGATGCTTAAAGAAGCCTTAACTCCTCCATTTAGTCCAAATATTATCGAAAAATTATCTGGAGATTTATACGAACTTGTTTATGAAACACCATTTCAACTGCCAGTAGATTTAATCTTTGTGATGAGAGCTTTATCAACTTTTGAAGGAGTTGGTAGAATGCTTGATCCAGGGTTTAACCTTGTATCAGTTACCAAGCCTTATTTAATAGAACTTATGACTTCAAATAATCAAACTCCCAACGATTTAATTAACCAATTTGGAAGGCAAGTAGGTGAACTAGGATCAAAAGCTGTTGGGATTCCCAAGAGAATAGATGAAAGTTTAGAAAGATTAGAGCAGGGCGATTTACAATTGCAAATAAGAATGGGAGAGTCTGATAGGCAATTCAAAAAAATGTTTACTGCTCAAAAAACTTTAGGCCATTCAATTCTTATAGGAAGCTTATCAATTGCGTCTGCTTTACTTGTAACCAATAAACAAAATAATTTTGCATTATTGCCACTTTTTTTTGCACTACCAATAAGTATTGACTGGATAAAGTGCCAATTAAGTATGAGAAAAGGCTCACGTTTAGAAAAACTTAAGCGCTAA
- the rplK gene encoding 50S ribosomal protein L11 has translation MAKKIVAVIKLALQAGKANPAPPVGPALGQHGVNIMAFCKEYNARTQDKAGFVIPVEISVFEDRSFTFITKTPPASVLITKAAGIEKGSGESAKGSVGNISKTQLEEIAKTKLPDLNCSSVESAMKVIEGTARNMGVSITD, from the coding sequence ATGGCAAAAAAAATTGTTGCAGTTATCAAGCTTGCTCTACAAGCAGGCAAAGCAAATCCGGCTCCTCCTGTAGGACCAGCTTTAGGACAACATGGTGTTAATATCATGGCATTTTGTAAAGAATACAATGCAAGGACACAAGATAAAGCAGGTTTTGTAATTCCAGTTGAGATTTCTGTTTTTGAAGATAGAAGCTTTACTTTCATCACAAAAACACCTCCTGCTTCAGTCTTAATAACAAAAGCAGCTGGTATAGAGAAAGGATCAGGTGAATCCGCAAAAGGCTCTGTTGGGAATATAAGTAAAACTCAATTAGAAGAAATAGCCAAAACTAAGCTTCCTGATCTAAACTGTTCTAGTGTTGAATCAGCAATGAAAGTAATTGAGGGTACTGCTCGTAATATGGGCGTCTCTATCACTGATTGA
- the nusG gene encoding transcription termination/antitermination protein NusG: MSNELTTNLASSKANTSIARWYAVQVASSCEKKVKATLEQRSVTLGVNNRIIEIEIPQTPGIKLKKDGSRQTTEEKVFPGYVLVRMILDEDTMMAVKSTPNVINFVGAEDGRGSGRSRGHIKPRPLSRQEVNRIFKRASEKKAVIKLDIEEKDRIIVTSGPFKDFQGEVIEVSGERNKLKALLSIFGRETPVELEFSQINKQN; encoded by the coding sequence ATGAGTAATGAATTAACTACAAACCTTGCTTCTTCAAAAGCAAATACAAGCATCGCAAGATGGTATGCAGTTCAAGTAGCATCAAGCTGTGAAAAAAAAGTAAAAGCGACTCTTGAGCAGAGATCAGTAACTTTAGGTGTTAATAATCGAATCATTGAAATTGAAATTCCCCAAACTCCTGGAATTAAATTAAAGAAAGATGGAAGCAGACAAACTACTGAAGAAAAAGTTTTCCCAGGTTATGTGCTCGTAAGAATGATTTTGGATGAAGATACAATGATGGCTGTAAAAAGTACTCCAAATGTAATTAACTTTGTTGGTGCTGAAGACGGTAGAGGCAGCGGAAGATCGCGAGGTCATATCAAACCTCGACCATTATCCAGACAAGAAGTTAATAGAATCTTTAAGCGCGCATCAGAGAAAAAAGCTGTAATCAAGTTAGATATTGAAGAAAAAGATAGAATCATAGTAACGAGTGGTCCATTCAAGGATTTCCAAGGAGAAGTTATAGAAGTTTCAGGGGAAAGAAATAAATTAAAAGCATTACTTTCAATATTTGGGCGCGAGACTCCTGTAGAATTAGAATTCTCCCAAATCAATAAACAAAATTAA
- the secE gene encoding preprotein translocase subunit SecE, with translation MKTPTTNEEPLKKDSPEIEEPKKKNNFFRSTYDELKLVVWPNKQQLFSESVAVIIMVSFSAAAIASVSRFYGWAASQIFG, from the coding sequence GTGAAAACTCCTACTACTAATGAAGAACCTCTAAAAAAGGATTCTCCTGAGATTGAAGAGCCTAAAAAAAAGAATAATTTTTTTAGATCTACCTACGATGAACTTAAACTTGTCGTATGGCCTAACAAACAACAACTTTTTAGCGAATCAGTAGCAGTTATAATTATGGTATCTTTTTCTGCAGCAGCCATTGCTTCTGTCAGCAGATTCTATGGATGGGCAGCCTCGCAAATTTTTGGTTGA